In one Accipiter gentilis chromosome 4, bAccGen1.1, whole genome shotgun sequence genomic region, the following are encoded:
- the ZBTB47 gene encoding zinc finger and BTB domain-containing protein 47, translated as MLIVEKTTDYPSAEYSLVEDVALHFTCLMDRLNEQRLFQPDLCDVDIVLVQHKSIFPAHKGVLAAYSQFFHSLFTQNKQLQRVELSLEALTSQGLQQILNFIYTSKLLVNSCNVQDVLNAAAVLQMNNIASSCQNLLDTRSLSLAADMALPAEGCTGPPPYYCEIKQEVDAPHPKIYAREGNDPYSVRVEDGAGGGTLPPGPAKQYYKEEKDDGPGAVCKMEGEESEEDLDSQGSYNREQIIVEVNLNNQTLNVSKGMEGKAAASEAAVMGRADGDGRDTEEDGEGENEEGEEEEEEEEDAEVGEEEEEEHSEEEDLEETTEEEDDDDDDEDASEVKREKGGQPRRGSRASKSTKPAMATRSQEMAKVEEEEEEEEEGQRGRKRKKEQDGLGQKVKLEEKQHYPCKKCPRVFNNRWYLEKHMNVTHSRMQICDKCGKRFLLESELLLHHQTDCEKNIQCVTCGKGFKKLWSLHEHNKIVHGYAEKKFSCEICEKKFYTMAHVRKHMVAHTKDMPFTCETCGKSFKRSMSLKVHSLQHSGEKPFKCENCNERFQYKYQLRSHMSIHIGHKQFMCQWCGKDFNMKQYFDEHMKTHTGEKPYICEICGKSFTSRPNMKRHRRTHTGEKPYPCDVCGQRFRFSNMLKAHKEKCFRVSNPLALDTAAPQPTASPAPLPPGPGVSPLPLPLLHPLPQTLPPPPHLPPPPPLFPAGRINSNNN; from the exons cTGATAGTCGAAAAAACGACTGACTACCCTTCGGCTGAGTACTCCCTGGTGGAGGATGTAGCCCTCCACTTCACGTGTTTGATGGACAGACTGAACGAGCAGCGCCTCTTTCAGCCGGACCTGTGTGACGTGGACATCGTGCTGGTGCAGCACAAAAGCATCTTCCCGGCGCATAAGGGGGTCCTGGCGGCCTACAGCCAGTTCTTCCACTCCCTCTTCACCCAAAACAAGCAGCTGCAGCGCGTGGAGCTCTCTCTGGAGGCCCTCACCTCGCAGGGCCTCCAGCAGATCCTTAACTTCATCTACACGTCCAAGCTCCTCGTCAACTCCTGCAATGTGCAGGACGTGCTGAACGCGGCTGCCGTGCTGCAGATGAACAACATTGCCTCCTCCTGCCAGAACCTCCTCGACACCCGCTCGCTCAGCCTGGCCGCCGACATGGCCTTGCCCGCCGAGGGCTGCACCGGACCCCCGCCCTACTATTGCGAGATCAAGCAAGAGGTGGATGCCCCCCATCCCAAAATCTACGCCCGGGAAGGCAACGACCCCTACTCGGTGCGGGTGGAGgatggagcaggaggtgggacGCTCCCGCCTGGTCCAGCCAAGCAGTACTACAAGGAGGAGAAGGATGATGGGCCGGGCGCTGTCTGTAAGATGGAGGGCGAGGAGTCCGAGGAGGACCTGGACAGCCAGGGCTCGTACAACCGGGAGCAGATCATCGTGGAGGTGAACCTCAACAACCAGACCCTCAACGTCTCCAAAGGCATGGAGGGGAAAGCAGCCGCCAGCGAGGCGGCCGTGATGGGGCGGGCTGACGGCGATGGGCGTGACacggaggaggatggggagggggagaacgaggaaggagaggaggaggaggaagaggaggaggatgcggaGGTgggcgaggaggaagaggaggagcacAGCGAGGAGGAAGACCTGGAGGAGACGACGGAAGAAGAGGATGATGACGACGACGACGAAGACGCGTCGGAGGTGAAAAGGGAAAAGGGTGGGCAGCCCCGCAGAGGCAGCCGGGCGTCCAAATCCACCAAACCTGCCATGGCAACCAGGTCCCAGGAGATGGCCaaggtggaagaggaggaggaggaggaagaggaaggccagcgagggaggaagaggaaaaaggaacagGACGGTTTGGGCCAGAAGGTGAagctggaggagaagcagcactaCCCGTGCAAGAAGTGCCCCCGGGTCTTCAACAACCGCTGGTACCTGGAGAAGCACATGAACGTCACGCACAGCCGGATGCAGATCTGCGACAAGTGCGGCAAACGCTTCCTCCTCGAGAGCGAGCTGCTGCTGCACCACCAGACCGACTGCGAGAAGAACATCCAG TGTGTGACGTGCGGGAAGGGGTTCAAGAAGCTCTGGTCCCTCCATGAGCACAACAAGATCGTCCACGGCTACGCCGAGAAGAAGTTCTCCTGTGAGATCTGCGAAAAGAAGTTCTACACCATGGCCCACGTGCGCAAACACATGGTTG CTCACACCAAGGACATGCCGTTCACCTGCGAGACCTGCGGGAAGTCCTTCAAGCGCAGCATGTCCCTCAAGGTCCATTCACTCCAGCACTCTGGGGAAAAGCCTTTTAAATGCGAG AACTGCAATGAGCGTTTCCAGTACAAGTACCAGCTGCGCTCCCACATGAGCATCCACATCGGCCACAAGCAGTTCATGTGCCAGTGGTGCGGCAAGGACTTCAACATGAAGCAGTACTTCGACGAGCACATGAAGACGCACACGG GCGAGAAGCCCTACATCTGCGAGATCTGCGGGAAGAGCTTCACCAGCCGCCCCAACATGAAGCGGCATCGCCGGACCCACACGGGCGAGAAGCCGTACCCCTGCGACGTCTGCGGCCAACGCTTCCGCTTCTCCAACATGCTCAAAGCCCACAAGGAGAAATGTTTCCGAGTCAGCAACCCTTTGGCTTTGGACACAGCTGCCCCCCAACCCaccgccagcccggccccgctgccccccggccccggcgttTCTCCCCTGCCCCTGCCGCTGCTTCATCCCCTTCCACagaccctccctcctcctcctcacctacCGCCACCCCCTCCCCTGTTTCCCGCGGGGAGGATAAATTCGAACAACAACTAG